In a single window of the Novosphingobium sp. IK01 genome:
- a CDS encoding carboxynorspermidine decarboxylase, whose translation METRAGDPGAFAHFDLSRVDSPSFVVDVQALRRNLAVLADIRDRAGIKVLSALKAFSMWKVAPIVGDYLDGVCTSGLWEAKLAAEHYRGEIATYCAAYKGEDLPEILDLSDHVIFNSPFQIARFAPELAAARAAGKVFDVGLRINPLHAEGEVPRYDPCAPHSRLGFPVDQLTPEHLEGVSGLHFHTLCEQDFEPLERTWEALKPRIAPFFGQLKWLNFGGGHHVTRADYQRDDLVAFLKAVKAETGCEIYLEPGEAVALDAGILVGTVLDRHWNGMDIAITDISATCHMPDVIEAPYRPAMLGERPIDEYEGTDGADAPVRLGGPSCLAGDVIGDYRLPVRAEPGVRFAFLDQAHYSMVKTTTFNGVPLPSIWLWDSATDTLECLRTFAYEDFRDRLG comes from the coding sequence ATGGAAACCAGAGCCGGTGATCCGGGCGCCTTTGCCCATTTCGACCTGTCGCGCGTCGACAGCCCCTCGTTTGTCGTCGACGTTCAGGCCCTGCGCCGCAATCTGGCGGTTCTGGCCGACATCCGCGACCGGGCCGGGATCAAGGTGCTCAGCGCGCTCAAGGCCTTCTCGATGTGGAAGGTCGCGCCGATCGTCGGGGACTATCTCGACGGGGTGTGCACATCGGGCCTGTGGGAGGCCAAGCTTGCTGCCGAGCATTACAGGGGCGAGATCGCGACCTATTGCGCGGCCTACAAGGGCGAGGATCTGCCCGAGATCCTCGACTTGTCCGACCATGTGATCTTCAATTCGCCGTTCCAGATCGCGCGGTTCGCGCCCGAGCTGGCCGCCGCGCGCGCAGCGGGCAAGGTGTTCGACGTGGGCCTGCGGATCAACCCGCTCCATGCCGAAGGCGAAGTGCCGCGCTACGACCCCTGCGCCCCCCATTCGCGCCTCGGCTTTCCGGTCGACCAGTTGACGCCGGAACACCTCGAAGGCGTCTCGGGCCTGCATTTCCACACGCTGTGCGAGCAGGACTTCGAGCCGCTGGAACGCACGTGGGAGGCGCTCAAGCCCCGCATCGCGCCGTTCTTCGGCCAGCTCAAGTGGCTCAACTTTGGCGGCGGCCACCATGTGACCCGCGCCGACTATCAGCGCGACGATCTGGTCGCCTTCCTCAAGGCGGTAAAGGCGGAAACCGGCTGCGAGATCTATCTCGAACCGGGCGAGGCCGTCGCGCTCGACGCGGGCATCCTCGTGGGCACCGTGCTCGACCGGCACTGGAACGGCATGGACATCGCCATCACCGACATTTCGGCGACCTGCCACATGCCCGACGTGATCGAGGCGCCCTATCGTCCGGCCATGCTCGGCGAGCGGCCCATCGACGAATACGAGGGCACCGATGGCGCCGATGCGCCGGTGCGTCTGGGCGGGCCTTCGTGTCTGGCGGGCGACGTGATCGGCGACTACCGCCTGCCGGTTCGCGCCGAGCCGGGCGTGCGGTTCGCCTTCCTTGATCAGGCCCATTACTCGATGGTCAAGACCACCACCTTCAACGGGGTGCCGCTGCCTTCGATCTGGCTCTGGGACAGTGCGACCGACACGCTCGAATGCCTGCGGACTTTCGCCTACGAGGATTTCCGCGACCGCCTCGGATAA
- a CDS encoding saccharopine dehydrogenase family protein — MAKVLVIGAGGVGSVAVHKMAMNADIFTGIALASRTKSKCDAIAASVKERTGVDVATYQIDADDVAATTALINEVKPVLVVNLALPYQDLTIMDACLAAGVNYMDTANYEPREEAKFEYKWQWAYQERFKEKGLMALLGSGFDPGVTSVFATWLKKHKLDTIKTLDILDCNGGDHGQHFATNFNPEINIREVTAPARHWLNGEWVETPALTIRHQFDFEAVGPKNMYLMYHEEIESLKTHLPEIERIRFWMTFGDAYITHLTVLQNVGMTRIDPVIYEGKEIIPLQFLKAVLPEPASLGATTKGKTNIGDIATGTKDGVEKTFYIYNICDHEDAFAETGNQAVSYTTGVPAMIGAALVVQGLWKGEGVFNIEQLDPDPFMDMLNAHGLPWQVKELAGPLEF; from the coding sequence ATGGCAAAGGTTCTTGTGATTGGTGCCGGTGGCGTCGGCTCGGTTGCGGTTCACAAGATGGCGATGAATGCCGATATCTTTACCGGCATCGCCCTTGCCAGCCGCACCAAGAGCAAGTGCGACGCAATCGCCGCCTCGGTGAAGGAACGCACCGGGGTCGACGTGGCGACCTACCAGATCGACGCGGACGACGTGGCCGCGACGACCGCGCTGATCAACGAGGTCAAGCCCGTGCTGGTGGTCAACCTCGCGCTGCCCTACCAGGATCTGACGATCATGGACGCCTGCCTTGCCGCTGGCGTCAACTACATGGACACCGCCAACTACGAACCGCGCGAAGAAGCCAAGTTCGAATACAAGTGGCAGTGGGCCTATCAGGAACGCTTCAAGGAAAAGGGCCTGATGGCCCTGCTCGGCTCGGGCTTCGATCCGGGCGTGACCTCGGTCTTCGCCACCTGGCTCAAGAAGCACAAGCTCGACACGATCAAGACGCTCGACATTCTTGATTGCAACGGCGGCGACCATGGCCAGCACTTTGCCACCAACTTCAACCCCGAAATCAACATCCGCGAAGTGACCGCGCCCGCGCGTCACTGGCTCAACGGCGAATGGGTGGAAACCCCGGCGCTCACGATCCGCCACCAGTTCGATTTCGAGGCCGTTGGCCCCAAGAACATGTACCTGATGTATCACGAGGAAATCGAAAGCCTCAAGACGCACCTGCCCGAGATCGAGCGCATCCGCTTCTGGATGACCTTTGGCGATGCGTACATCACCCACCTCACCGTGCTCCAGAACGTGGGCATGACCCGCATCGACCCGGTGATCTACGAGGGCAAGGAGATCATCCCGCTCCAGTTCCTCAAGGCCGTCCTGCCCGAGCCTGCCTCGCTGGGCGCCACCACCAAGGGCAAGACCAACATCGGCGACATCGCCACGGGCACCAAGGATGGGGTGGAGAAGACCTTCTACATCTACAACATCTGCGACCACGAAGACGCCTTTGCCGAAACCGGCAACCAGGCCGTCAGCTACACCACCGGCGTTCCCGCAATGATCGGCGCGGCGCTGGTCGTGCAGGGCCTGTGGAAGGGCGAGGGCGTGTTCAACATCGAACAGCTCGATCCCGATCCGTTCATGGACATGCTCAATGCCCATGGCCTGCCCTGGCAGGTCAAGGAACTGGCCGGGCCGCTGGAATTCTGA
- a CDS encoding BtaA family protein produces the protein MANRLLDHTFALAFRGLVYAQIWEDPEVDMEALQIRPDSRVVAIASGGCNVLSYLVADPASITAVDLNTAHIALNKLKLAAAQTLPDHAQFHRFFAQADSPANIATYRAKLAPLLDEPTRRYWEGRDLIGRRRIGGFSRGIYKRGLLGNFIGVAHLLARLYRIDLARILAAPTLEAQRAVFEAELAPVFDKRFVRWLTDQPASLFGLGIPPAQFDALAGDQRMAQVLRRRLERLACDFPVAENYFAWQAFSRGYARDGQGPLPPYLQRANWQAVRERASRVQVIHANFTEHLATLPDASRDRYVLLDAQDWMTDAQLNALWQEITRTARPGARVLFRTAAQPSLLPGRLAPELLARWRYHARECEGFTARDRSSIYGGVHLYSLIP, from the coding sequence ATGGCGAACCGTCTGCTCGACCACACGTTCGCGCTCGCGTTTCGCGGCCTTGTCTATGCCCAGATCTGGGAAGACCCCGAAGTCGACATGGAAGCCTTGCAGATTCGCCCCGACAGCCGCGTCGTGGCCATCGCCAGCGGCGGGTGCAACGTGCTGTCCTATCTGGTCGCCGATCCGGCCAGCATCACTGCGGTCGATCTCAACACCGCGCACATCGCGCTCAACAAGCTCAAGCTGGCCGCAGCCCAGACCCTGCCCGACCATGCGCAGTTCCACCGCTTCTTCGCCCAGGCCGACAGCCCGGCCAATATCGCGACCTATCGCGCCAAGCTCGCCCCCCTGCTCGACGAACCGACGCGCCGCTATTGGGAAGGGCGCGACCTGATCGGGCGGCGGCGCATCGGCGGGTTCTCGCGCGGGATCTACAAGCGCGGACTGCTGGGCAATTTCATCGGCGTGGCGCACCTGCTCGCGCGGCTCTATCGGATCGACCTTGCGCGCATTCTGGCCGCGCCCACGCTCGAAGCCCAGCGCGCGGTGTTCGAGGCCGAACTGGCCCCTGTCTTCGACAAGCGCTTCGTGCGCTGGCTGACCGACCAGCCCGCCTCGCTGTTCGGGCTGGGCATTCCCCCGGCGCAGTTCGATGCGCTGGCGGGCGACCAGCGCATGGCGCAAGTCCTGCGGCGGCGCCTCGAACGGCTCGCCTGCGATTTTCCCGTGGCCGAAAACTATTTCGCCTGGCAGGCTTTTTCGCGCGGCTATGCCCGCGACGGGCAAGGCCCCCTGCCCCCCTATCTCCAGCGCGCCAACTGGCAGGCCGTTCGCGAGCGCGCATCGCGGGTGCAGGTGATCCACGCCAATTTCACCGAGCATCTGGCCACCCTGCCCGATGCCTCGCGCGACCGTTATGTCCTGCTCGACGCGCAGGACTGGATGACCGACGCCCAGCTCAACGCGCTCTGGCAGGAAATCACCCGCACCGCCCGGCCCGGCGCGCGCGTGCTGTTCCGCACCGCCGCCCAGCCCAGCCTGCTGCCCGGACGCCTCGCGCCCGAGCTGCTCGCCCGCTGGCGCTACCATGCCCGCGAATGCGAAGGGTTCACCGCGCGCGACCGCTCCTCGATCTATGGCGGCGTCCACCTCTACAGCCTCATCCCATGA
- a CDS encoding class I SAM-dependent methyltransferase produces the protein MTSAPTKTGTQTGGAHAALMDAIYRRQARIYDVTRKYYLFGRDRMIGELKAPPGARVLELGCGTGRNLAQIARAWPGARLHGLDISPAMLTVARDRLGGRARLAQGDATDFAPQALFGCDTFDRVVFSFVLSMIPDWPGALAQAIRVLAPGGAIHIVDFHNCQGLPGPLARLLRAWLAHFHVTPRLTLADEARAQAAQAGLALRVITGPLGYYRLITLTRAG, from the coding sequence ATGACATCGGCCCCCACCAAAACCGGCACACAGACAGGCGGCGCACATGCCGCGCTGATGGACGCGATCTATCGGCGTCAGGCGCGCATCTATGACGTGACGCGCAAGTACTACCTGTTCGGGCGCGACCGGATGATCGGCGAACTGAAAGCGCCGCCGGGGGCGCGCGTGCTCGAACTGGGTTGCGGAACGGGGCGCAACCTGGCCCAGATCGCCCGCGCCTGGCCGGGCGCGCGGCTGCATGGGCTGGATATTTCGCCCGCCATGCTCACCGTCGCGCGCGACAGGCTGGGCGGGCGGGCACGGCTGGCGCAGGGCGACGCCACCGATTTCGCGCCCCAGGCCCTGTTCGGGTGCGACACGTTCGACCGCGTGGTCTTCTCGTTCGTGCTCTCGATGATCCCCGACTGGCCCGGCGCGCTCGCACAGGCGATCCGGGTTCTGGCGCCGGGCGGGGCGATCCACATCGTCGATTTTCACAATTGTCAGGGCCTGCCCGGCCCGCTCGCGCGCCTGCTGCGCGCGTGGCTTGCGCATTTTCATGTCACCCCGCGCCTGACACTGGCCGACGAAGCGCGGGCGCAGGCGGCACAGGCAGGCCTCGCCTTGCGGGTCATCACCGGCCCGCTCGGCTACTACCGGCTGATCACGCTTACCCGCGCGGGGTGA
- a CDS encoding class I SAM-dependent RNA methyltransferase, translating to MNGAAQIVRVAAKGEGATADGRYVALSAPGDILEADGSLTWGPNHVEPSCRHFPACGGCQLQHLSDAALADYVTARVAGAARGQDLDPGTMEPTHLSPPRTRRRAVLHGQAIGRRVVLGFREQGSHKTIDLRECAVIAPELFALVAPLRALLESWQDRKLAVDVELVLADQGVCVGLSGLSADSLARTEALLDFARDNGLARLTLDAGYGPETTWEPDPATITLGGTAVGLPSGAFLQATADGQDALVEAARGWLAGVPTVADLFSGLGTFAFALASASTDSPATKVLAVEAARDSHLACQAAARMNGRPVHALHRDLFRNPLRAEELNRFAAVLIDPPRAGAREQVAQIAESTVVRVVYISCNPASWARDAATMVAAGYRLAGLKAVGQFRWSTHVELASLFVRETAA from the coding sequence ATGAACGGGGCTGCACAGATCGTCCGCGTCGCCGCCAAGGGCGAGGGCGCGACTGCCGACGGGCGCTATGTCGCGCTGTCCGCGCCCGGCGACATTCTGGAGGCCGATGGCAGCCTGACCTGGGGGCCCAACCATGTCGAGCCTTCGTGCCGTCATTTCCCGGCCTGTGGCGGTTGCCAGTTGCAGCACCTCTCGGACGCGGCGCTGGCTGACTATGTGACCGCTCGTGTGGCCGGGGCCGCGCGCGGGCAGGATCTCGATCCGGGCACGATGGAGCCCACGCATCTTTCGCCCCCGCGCACGCGGCGGCGCGCGGTGCTTCATGGGCAGGCCATCGGGCGCCGGGTCGTGCTCGGTTTCCGCGAGCAGGGCTCGCACAAGACCATCGACTTGCGCGAATGCGCGGTGATCGCGCCCGAACTCTTCGCGCTGGTGGCGCCGCTGCGGGCCCTGCTGGAAAGCTGGCAGGATCGCAAGCTGGCGGTCGATGTCGAACTGGTGCTGGCCGATCAGGGTGTCTGCGTGGGCCTTTCGGGCCTTTCGGCCGACAGCCTTGCGAGGACCGAGGCGCTGCTCGATTTCGCGCGTGACAATGGCCTTGCGCGCCTGACGCTCGACGCCGGCTATGGCCCGGAAACGACGTGGGAGCCCGACCCGGCCACGATTACGCTGGGCGGCACGGCGGTTGGCCTGCCTTCGGGCGCGTTCCTTCAGGCGACCGCCGATGGGCAGGACGCGCTGGTCGAGGCCGCGCGCGGCTGGCTGGCGGGCGTGCCGACCGTGGCCGACCTGTTTTCGGGGCTGGGCACTTTTGCCTTTGCGCTGGCAAGCGCATCGACGGACAGCCCGGCCACCAAGGTTCTGGCCGTGGAAGCCGCACGCGACAGCCATCTGGCCTGTCAGGCGGCGGCCCGGATGAACGGGCGCCCGGTCCATGCGCTCCACCGCGACCTGTTCCGCAACCCGCTGCGTGCCGAAGAACTCAATCGCTTCGCCGCCGTGCTGATCGACCCGCCGCGTGCCGGTGCGCGCGAGCAGGTGGCGCAGATAGCGGAGAGCACGGTGGTCCGCGTGGTCTACATCAGCTGCAACCCGGCAAGCTGGGCGCGTGATGCGGCGACCATGGTGGCGGCGGGCTATCGGCTGGCGGGCCTGAAGGCCGTGGGCCAGTTCCGCTGGTCCACCCATGTCGAACTCGCCAGCCTGTTCGTGCGCGAAACGGCGGCTTGA
- a CDS encoding NAD(P)H-hydrate epimerase, giving the protein MSNRTDDARKRAQTARQILTVAQMRAAEQGLMDAGHDVHALMQRAGRGAGEWVRRLAAGRSVTVLCGPGNNGGDGYVIAQYLADHDVPVCVVAARPPQTDAARRARSLFAGEVREAGAALSQEGLPRGGVLVDCLFGSGLSRPLSDDLAALLGDLAAHHAMRVAVDLPSGVDADTGALLNEGLPEWTLTLALGAWKPAHFMMPACVTMGAVRLVDIGVEAMPGAAQVLARPVIAAPAPDAHKYRRGLLGIVAGAMPGATLLSAQAALRGGAGYVRLLTGGEAPSGVPAELVVSRGALPDLLADGRYGALLVGPGLGRDDAARAKLDVALASGLPLVIDADALVLLQPGLAGVNGLATRACVLTPHEGEMQVLEHNFGLSGEGDRPARAVALARASGAHVLLKGPCSVIAAPDGSVTMGSRASSWLSVAGSGDVLAGTVASRLAVTRDAGAAAAQALWLHSRAAERAGSAFTSGELAHAIGGALAEVLA; this is encoded by the coding sequence ATGTCAAACCGAACCGATGATGCCCGCAAAAGGGCCCAAACCGCCCGCCAGATCCTGACCGTGGCGCAGATGCGCGCCGCCGAGCAGGGGCTGATGGATGCGGGCCACGATGTCCATGCGCTGATGCAGCGCGCCGGGCGCGGGGCGGGCGAATGGGTGCGCCGTCTGGCTGCCGGGCGTTCGGTGACGGTGCTGTGCGGGCCGGGCAACAATGGCGGCGATGGCTATGTGATCGCGCAGTATCTGGCCGATCACGATGTGCCGGTCTGCGTGGTGGCCGCGCGTCCGCCGCAGACCGATGCGGCCCGCCGTGCGCGCAGCCTGTTTGCGGGCGAAGTGCGCGAGGCGGGGGCCGCTCTGTCGCAAGAGGGCCTGCCGCGCGGGGGCGTTCTGGTCGATTGCCTGTTCGGCAGCGGCCTCTCGCGCCCACTGTCCGATGATCTGGCCGCGCTGCTGGGCGATCTGGCCGCGCACCATGCCATGCGCGTGGCGGTGGACCTCCCCAGCGGGGTCGATGCCGATACGGGGGCCCTCCTCAATGAAGGCCTGCCCGAATGGACGCTTACCCTCGCGCTCGGCGCGTGGAAGCCCGCGCATTTCATGATGCCGGCCTGCGTGACCATGGGCGCGGTGCGGCTGGTCGATATTGGCGTGGAGGCTATGCCCGGCGCCGCACAGGTCCTTGCGCGCCCGGTGATCGCCGCGCCCGCGCCCGATGCGCACAAGTACCGGCGCGGGCTGCTCGGGATCGTTGCGGGGGCCATGCCGGGGGCCACGCTGCTGTCGGCGCAGGCCGCCTTGCGCGGCGGGGCGGGCTATGTCCGCCTGCTGACCGGGGGCGAGGCGCCTTCGGGTGTGCCCGCCGAACTGGTGGTGAGCCGGGGCGCTTTGCCAGACCTGCTGGCCGACGGGCGCTATGGCGCGCTGCTGGTCGGGCCGGGGCTGGGGCGCGATGACGCGGCGCGGGCAAAGCTCGATGTGGCGCTGGCCTCGGGCCTGCCGCTGGTGATCGATGCGGACGCGCTGGTGCTGCTCCAGCCGGGGCTTGCGGGCGTGAACGGTCTGGCGACGCGCGCTTGCGTGCTGACCCCGCATGAAGGGGAAATGCAGGTGCTCGAACACAATTTCGGCCTTTCGGGCGAGGGCGACCGGCCTGCGCGCGCGGTCGCTCTGGCGCGGGCGAGCGGGGCGCATGTCCTGCTCAAGGGGCCGTGCAGCGTGATCGCCGCGCCCGATGGATCGGTGACGATGGGGTCGCGTGCGTCCTCGTGGCTTTCGGTGGCCGGATCGGGCGATGTTCTGGCCGGAACCGTGGCCAGCCGCCTTGCCGTCACCCGCGATGCGGGCGCGGCAGCAGCGCAGGCGCTCTGGCTTCACAGCCGCGCGGCGGAGCGGGCGGGCAGCGCCTTCACCTCGGGAGAGCTTGCCCATGCCATTGGCGGCGCCCTGGCGGAGGTGCTGGCATGA
- the ilvD gene encoding dihydroxy-acid dehydratase has protein sequence MPAYRSRTTTHGRNMAGARGLWRATGMKDSDFGKPIIAVVNSFTQFVPGHVHLKDLGQMVAREIEAAGGVAKEFNTIAVDDGIAMGHDGMLYSLPSRDLIADSVEYMVNAHCADAMVCISNCDKITPGMLMAALRINIPVVFVSGGPMEAGKVVLRGKEHALDLVDAMVSAADESFTDEEVETIERSACPTCGSCSGMFTANSMNCLTEALGLSLPGNGSTLATHADRKRLFLEAGRLAVDLCKRYYEEGDETALPRAIASFPAFENAMSLDIAMGGSTNTVLHLLAAAQEAGVDFTMADIDRLSRRVPVLSKVAPAKNDVHMEDVHRAGGIMAILGELDRAGLLTTDLPTVHSRTMADALAQWDIAQTNSPGVQEFFRAAPGGVSTQVAFSQDRRWDELDLDRENGVIRSATHAFSQDGGLAVLSGNIAADGCIVKTAGVDDSILKFTGPAKVYESQDAAVTAILTGQVVEGDVVLIRYEGPKGGPGMQEMLYPTSYLKSKGLGKACALVTDGRFSGGSSGLSIGHVSPEAAEGGDIGLVETGDRIAIDIPGRTIDVLVSADELARRRAAMEAKGADAWKPAKPRPRQVSVALQAYAAMTTSAARGAVRDLSQLKRN, from the coding sequence ATGCCTGCCTATCGCTCCCGCACCACCACCCATGGCCGCAACATGGCGGGCGCGCGCGGGCTCTGGCGCGCGACGGGGATGAAGGACAGCGATTTCGGCAAGCCGATCATCGCGGTGGTGAACTCGTTCACCCAGTTCGTGCCCGGCCACGTCCACCTCAAGGACCTGGGCCAGATGGTCGCCCGCGAAATCGAGGCGGCGGGCGGCGTCGCCAAGGAATTCAACACCATCGCTGTCGATGATGGCATCGCCATGGGCCACGATGGCATGCTCTATTCGCTGCCCAGCCGCGACCTGATCGCCGACAGCGTCGAATACATGGTCAATGCCCATTGCGCCGACGCGATGGTCTGCATCTCCAACTGCGACAAGATCACGCCGGGCATGCTGATGGCCGCGCTGCGCATCAATATCCCGGTCGTCTTCGTGTCGGGCGGGCCGATGGAAGCGGGCAAGGTCGTTCTGCGCGGCAAGGAACATGCGCTCGATCTGGTCGACGCGATGGTTTCGGCGGCCGACGAGAGCTTCACCGACGAAGAAGTCGAGACGATCGAGCGCTCGGCCTGCCCGACCTGCGGGTCGTGCTCGGGCATGTTCACCGCCAATTCGATGAACTGCCTGACCGAGGCGCTCGGCCTTTCGCTGCCGGGCAATGGCTCGACGCTGGCGACCCACGCCGACCGCAAGCGCCTGTTCCTCGAAGCCGGTCGCCTCGCGGTCGATCTGTGCAAGCGCTATTACGAGGAAGGCGATGAAACCGCCCTTCCGCGTGCCATCGCCAGCTTCCCGGCCTTCGAGAATGCGATGAGCCTGGACATTGCCATGGGCGGCTCGACCAACACCGTGCTGCACCTGCTCGCCGCCGCGCAGGAAGCGGGCGTCGATTTCACCATGGCCGACATCGACCGCCTGTCGCGCCGCGTGCCGGTGCTCTCCAAGGTCGCCCCGGCCAAGAACGACGTGCACATGGAAGACGTTCACCGCGCGGGCGGGATCATGGCGATCCTGGGCGAACTCGACCGCGCAGGCCTGCTCACCACCGATCTGCCCACCGTCCACAGCCGCACGATGGCCGATGCGCTGGCCCAGTGGGACATCGCGCAGACCAATTCGCCCGGCGTGCAGGAATTCTTCCGCGCCGCGCCCGGCGGCGTGTCCACGCAAGTCGCCTTCAGTCAGGATCGCCGCTGGGACGAACTGGATCTCGACCGCGAGAACGGCGTGATCCGCTCGGCCACCCACGCCTTCAGTCAGGACGGCGGGCTTGCCGTGCTCAGCGGCAATATCGCCGCCGATGGCTGCATCGTGAAAACCGCCGGGGTGGACGACAGCATCCTCAAGTTTACCGGCCCCGCCAAGGTCTATGAAAGCCAGGACGCCGCGGTGACCGCGATCCTCACCGGGCAGGTCGTCGAGGGCGATGTCGTGCTGATCCGCTACGAAGGCCCCAAGGGCGGGCCGGGCATGCAGGAAATGCTCTATCCGACCAGCTATCTCAAGTCCAAGGGGCTGGGCAAGGCTTGCGCGCTCGTCACCGACGGGCGCTTCTCGGGCGGCAGCTCGGGCCTGTCGATCGGCCACGTCTCGCCCGAGGCTGCCGAGGGGGGCGACATTGGCCTGGTCGAGACCGGCGATAGGATCGCCATCGACATTCCGGGCCGCACCATCGACGTTCTGGTGAGCGCCGATGAACTCGCCCGCCGCCGCGCCGCGATGGAAGCCAAGGGCGCCGACGCCTGGAAGCCGGCCAAGCCGCGTCCGCGTCAGGTTTCGGTCGCGCTTCAGGCCTATGCCGCGATGACCACGAGCGCGGCGCGCGGCGCCGTGCGCGATCTGTCGCAGTTGAAGCGGAACTGA